Proteins encoded within one genomic window of Brachybacterium sp. P6-10-X1:
- a CDS encoding 3-hydroxyacyl-CoA dehydrogenase family protein produces the protein MTISTVTIVGAGYMGGGIAQVLAIAGFDVTIADVSVENADASLERLQQEARDFEQQGLYSPGSADLVAKNISAGKSIEEAVSDVDFIEEAVFERVDIKRDVLAKISEHARPDAIIGTNTSTIPVRELVSAVKNPERFLTVHFSNPAPFIPGVELVAGEATTDEAVAAVKELLERSGNQGAQVADTPGMVLNRLQYALLKEATAVVEEGVATAEDVDTIVRTTFGFRLGFFGPFAIVDQAGLDVYASSFVTFEGAFGERLATPQILTDAVAEDRKGVKNGKGLLGDYDEATAAELVAYRNKAYAKMSQLLAELGPAPKAAPSAD, from the coding sequence ATGACCATCTCCACCGTGACCATCGTCGGCGCCGGCTACATGGGCGGCGGCATCGCCCAGGTCCTCGCCATCGCCGGGTTCGACGTGACCATCGCCGACGTCAGCGTCGAGAATGCCGACGCCTCCCTCGAACGGCTGCAGCAGGAGGCCCGCGACTTCGAGCAGCAGGGCCTGTACTCGCCGGGCAGCGCCGACCTCGTCGCGAAGAACATCTCCGCGGGCAAGAGCATCGAAGAGGCCGTCTCCGACGTCGACTTCATCGAGGAAGCCGTCTTCGAGCGCGTCGACATCAAGCGCGACGTGCTGGCGAAGATCTCCGAGCACGCCCGGCCCGACGCGATCATCGGCACCAACACCTCGACCATCCCGGTCCGCGAGCTCGTCAGCGCGGTGAAGAACCCCGAGCGATTCCTCACCGTCCACTTCTCCAACCCCGCCCCCTTCATCCCCGGCGTCGAGCTCGTGGCCGGGGAGGCCACCACCGACGAGGCCGTCGCGGCGGTCAAGGAGCTGCTGGAGAGGTCCGGGAACCAGGGCGCCCAGGTCGCCGACACCCCCGGCATGGTGCTGAACCGCCTCCAGTACGCCCTGCTGAAAGAGGCCACCGCTGTGGTCGAGGAGGGCGTGGCGACCGCCGAGGACGTCGACACCATCGTGCGCACCACCTTCGGCTTCCGCCTGGGGTTCTTCGGTCCGTTCGCCATCGTCGACCAGGCGGGCCTGGACGTCTACGCGAGCTCCTTCGTGACCTTCGAGGGCGCCTTCGGGGAGCGGCTGGCCACCCCGCAGATCCTCACCGACGCCGTGGCCGAGGACCGCAAGGGCGTCAAGAACGGCAAGGGCCTGCTGGGCGACTACGACGAAGCCACCGCCGCCGAGCTGGTCGCCTACCGCAACAAGGCCTACGCGAAGATGTCGCAGCTGCTCGCCGAGCTCGGCCCGGCCCCGAAGGCCGCCCCCTCCGCCGACTGA
- a CDS encoding GntP family permease, with protein sequence MEDLVLAERPVWLLLTIAVVAIALLLVLIIKARLHAFFSLLIIAVATGLAAGIGVGDVIDVVIDGFSSTVGTVALLVGFGAVLGRLVEVTGGAQVLADKMLDTFGEKRAPLALAVASLFYAFPIFLDAGFIVMLPVIYTVARRLGGSFMLYVLPSIASFMTMHALLPPHPGPTAAATVMGADIGLVVLIGLLIGLPTWYVGGYLVARVIARRFPDTPVPALLGDPRDVPEEERPGFGAIILVLLLPLVLIFFNTGFSTLEAQGTVSADNIAFQVSRLIGATPVALALSALLAMILLYVIPRRRRGEKVGGLLEELVDDALAPVCSIILITGAGGAFGAILTETGIGNEVADGLDALGLPLIVAAYLVTMAMRIAQGSATVAATTGASIMAPAIVAGDFGTIAVAAVVVAIGAASIGWSHVNDSGFWLIGKFCGFDTVTTFKTWSVVGTTISLVGFALSAVVFVLAA encoded by the coding sequence GTGGAAGACCTCGTCCTCGCGGAGCGGCCCGTCTGGCTGCTCCTGACGATCGCCGTCGTCGCGATCGCCCTCCTGCTCGTCCTCATCATCAAGGCGCGCCTGCACGCCTTCTTCTCCCTGCTCATCATCGCGGTCGCCACCGGTCTCGCCGCCGGCATCGGCGTCGGCGACGTCATCGACGTGGTGATCGACGGCTTCAGCAGCACCGTCGGGACCGTCGCCCTGCTGGTCGGCTTCGGCGCCGTGCTCGGCAGACTGGTCGAGGTCACCGGCGGCGCCCAGGTGCTGGCCGACAAGATGCTCGACACCTTCGGCGAGAAGCGGGCGCCGCTGGCCCTCGCCGTGGCCTCGCTGTTCTACGCGTTCCCGATCTTCCTCGACGCCGGGTTCATCGTGATGCTGCCGGTCATCTACACGGTGGCCCGGCGCCTCGGCGGCTCGTTCATGCTCTACGTGCTGCCCTCGATCGCCTCGTTCATGACGATGCATGCGCTGCTGCCTCCGCACCCCGGCCCCACGGCCGCGGCGACCGTGATGGGCGCCGACATCGGCCTGGTCGTGCTGATCGGACTGCTCATCGGCCTGCCCACTTGGTACGTCGGCGGCTACCTGGTCGCTCGCGTCATCGCCCGGCGCTTCCCGGACACCCCGGTGCCCGCCCTGCTCGGCGACCCCCGCGATGTCCCCGAGGAGGAACGGCCCGGCTTCGGCGCCATCATCCTGGTGCTGCTGCTCCCGCTGGTGCTGATCTTCTTCAACACCGGCTTCTCCACCCTGGAGGCCCAGGGCACCGTGAGCGCCGACAACATCGCCTTCCAGGTCTCCCGGCTGATCGGCGCGACCCCTGTGGCACTGGCGCTCTCGGCGCTGCTGGCGATGATCCTGCTCTACGTGATCCCACGCCGCCGCCGCGGCGAGAAGGTCGGCGGACTGCTCGAGGAGCTCGTCGACGACGCCCTCGCCCCCGTCTGCTCGATCATCCTGATCACCGGCGCCGGCGGTGCCTTCGGCGCCATCCTCACCGAGACCGGCATCGGCAACGAGGTGGCCGACGGGCTCGATGCGCTCGGGCTGCCGCTCATCGTCGCCGCCTACCTCGTGACCATGGCGATGCGCATCGCGCAGGGTTCGGCGACCGTGGCCGCCACCACCGGCGCCTCGATCATGGCCCCGGCGATCGTGGCCGGCGACTTCGGCACCATCGCCGTCGCCGCCGTGGTGGTCGCGATCGGAGCCGCCTCCATCGGCTGGTCGCACGTGAACGACTCCGGCTTCTGGCTGATCGGCAAGTTCTGCGGCTTCGACACCGTGACCACCTTCAAGACCTGGTCCGTCGTCGGCACCACGATCTCGCTGGTCGGCTTCGCCCTGTCCGCGGTGGTGTTCGTCCTCGCGGCCTGA
- a CDS encoding four-carbon acid sugar kinase family protein: MPENADRRLLVLDDDPTGSQCVADVDVAFDLDPAIPRGVLAEPGSICFVLTNTRALDEEEAVALSGRILSGVLAEPGAPDGLHVVSRSDSTLRGHVIAEPTAIAEELAAHGREVDAILLVPAMLEAGRFTEGDVHYAVVGGEARRVEDTDFARDATFGYSHSDLRDFLQERSGGAIAATDVLSIGLEDIRTGGIERVEEILRGARDRRWVVVNATEYSDMEIVAEAVARREQAGRTLITRCGPSFVRPLAGQSGARVVEAGSVSIPEGRLDHGLVVVGSHVGLTTTQLRAVQARGALVEVELDVPSLLDDRRERHLGAVAERVREALGGDDCVLYTSRDLVRTEDPDESLAIARSVSDAVVEVVQRVRSARPAWVVAKGGITSHEVAAHGLGIRRARVEGQFWPGQVSLFSAQEAPEEVTGTPYVVFPGNVGGEQALADVVDRLTAAVAER; encoded by the coding sequence GTGCCCGAGAACGCTGATCGCCGCCTGCTGGTCCTCGACGACGACCCCACCGGCTCGCAGTGCGTCGCCGACGTCGACGTGGCGTTCGACCTGGATCCGGCGATTCCCCGCGGCGTCCTCGCCGAGCCCGGGTCGATCTGCTTCGTGCTCACCAACACCCGGGCGCTGGACGAGGAGGAGGCCGTCGCCCTGAGCGGTCGGATCCTCTCCGGCGTCCTCGCCGAGCCCGGCGCTCCGGATGGCCTGCACGTCGTCTCCCGCTCCGACTCCACATTGCGCGGCCACGTGATCGCCGAGCCGACCGCGATCGCCGAGGAGCTCGCCGCTCACGGACGGGAGGTCGACGCGATCCTGCTGGTCCCCGCCATGCTCGAGGCCGGGCGCTTCACCGAGGGCGACGTCCACTACGCCGTCGTCGGCGGCGAGGCCCGGCGCGTCGAGGACACCGACTTCGCCCGCGACGCCACCTTCGGCTACTCCCACTCCGACCTGCGGGATTTCCTGCAGGAGCGCTCCGGGGGAGCGATCGCGGCGACCGACGTGCTGAGCATCGGACTCGAGGACATCCGCACCGGCGGCATCGAGCGGGTGGAGGAGATCCTCCGCGGTGCGCGCGACCGGCGCTGGGTGGTCGTCAACGCCACCGAGTACTCCGACATGGAGATCGTCGCGGAAGCCGTCGCCCGACGGGAACAGGCCGGCCGCACGCTGATCACCCGCTGCGGACCCTCCTTCGTCCGCCCGCTGGCCGGGCAGAGCGGGGCGCGGGTCGTCGAAGCGGGCTCCGTCTCGATCCCCGAGGGGCGCCTGGACCACGGCCTCGTCGTCGTCGGCTCCCACGTGGGGCTCACCACCACGCAGCTGCGCGCCGTCCAGGCCCGCGGCGCCCTCGTCGAGGTCGAGCTCGACGTGCCCTCCCTGCTCGATGATCGGCGCGAGCGGCATCTCGGCGCGGTCGCCGAGCGCGTGCGGGAGGCGCTGGGCGGGGACGACTGCGTGCTCTACACCAGCCGTGACCTGGTGCGCACGGAGGACCCGGACGAGTCCCTCGCGATCGCCCGCAGCGTCTCCGACGCCGTGGTCGAGGTGGTGCAGCGGGTGCGTTCGGCCCGGCCGGCGTGGGTCGTGGCCAAGGGCGGGATCACCTCGCACGAGGTGGCCGCTCACGGGCTCGGGATCCGCCGCGCCCGGGTCGAGGGCCAGTTCTGGCCCGGCCAGGTCTCCCTGTTCTCTGCGCAGGAAGCCCCCGAAGAGGTCACGGGCACGCCGTACGTCGTGTTCCCCGGCAACGTGGGCGGCGAGCAGGCGCTGGCCGACGTCGTCGACCGTCTCACCGCCGCCGTCGCCGAACGCTGA
- a CDS encoding NAD(P)-dependent oxidoreductase, with the protein MTTPTAPAPATIGWIGLGAMGAPMVRTAGDAGFPVRAFDLSPSAREAVADVATPVGTAIDAATGADVVVVMVATPAQLESVLFGEGGSDGGIAAALTAETTLLIMSTVGPAAIEATLAALDGVTAHVVDAPVSGGVARACTGDLLIMVGGAEADVAAVRPLLDALAANAPVVGARPGDGQRFKVVNQLLCGVHIAAAGEALALADSMGLDLEQVHEVLGTGAAASFMFADRGRRMVDGDVDDVRSALSIFVKDMDLVGEAAREVGQDVPLATSAEAIYQRGRELGLERKDDSIVYRVLRGE; encoded by the coding sequence ATGACGACACCGACCGCCCCTGCGCCCGCCACCATCGGCTGGATCGGCCTGGGCGCCATGGGCGCGCCCATGGTCCGCACCGCCGGCGACGCGGGCTTCCCCGTGCGCGCCTTCGACCTCAGCCCGAGCGCCCGTGAGGCCGTGGCCGACGTCGCGACGCCCGTCGGGACGGCGATCGACGCCGCCACCGGCGCCGACGTCGTCGTGGTCATGGTCGCCACCCCGGCCCAGCTCGAGTCGGTGCTGTTCGGGGAGGGCGGCAGCGACGGAGGCATCGCGGCGGCGCTGACCGCCGAGACCACCCTGCTGATCATGTCCACGGTCGGCCCCGCCGCGATCGAGGCGACCCTGGCCGCGCTCGACGGCGTCACCGCGCACGTGGTCGACGCCCCCGTCTCCGGCGGCGTGGCCCGGGCCTGCACCGGTGACCTGCTGATCATGGTCGGGGGCGCCGAGGCCGACGTCGCCGCCGTGCGGCCGCTGCTGGATGCCCTCGCCGCGAACGCTCCCGTCGTCGGGGCCCGGCCGGGCGACGGTCAGCGCTTCAAGGTCGTCAACCAGCTGCTGTGCGGCGTCCACATCGCCGCGGCGGGGGAGGCCCTCGCGCTCGCCGACTCCATGGGCCTGGACCTGGAGCAGGTCCACGAGGTGCTCGGCACCGGCGCCGCCGCCTCGTTCATGTTCGCCGACCGGGGCCGGCGGATGGTCGACGGCGACGTCGACGACGTCCGCTCGGCGCTCAGCATCTTCGTCAAGGACATGGACCTGGTCGGCGAGGCCGCCCGCGAGGTGGGACAGGACGTTCCGCTCGCGACCTCGGCCGAGGCGATCTACCAGCGCGGCAGGGAGCTCGGTCTCGAGCGCAAGGACGACTCGATCGTGTACCGGGTGCTGCGCGGGGAGTGA
- a CDS encoding carbohydrate ABC transporter permease — MATGTVTDAPASAGLPPRRRRPRQHLLSDGATARTPELVMRYLLLLCVVVISIGPFLWQLSTSLKGVGENPYSSPPQFLPSDPTLANYTAVTDVIPVWSYIGNSLFVAFFNVSLSVVGCAMAGYALARLRFRGRLIALGIFGATLLIPQESSMIALTQVVNAMGLGNTLVAVFLPTMMSAISVLLMWNAFLAIPREIDEAALMDGATVWQRFLRLGLPAVKGTVAVVALLAFMGSWNDFLWPLLILSDPDKYTLTVGLNYLQGTFADNPQVVAAGTIIAVLPLVVLFLALQRVFFRGVAEGGVKE, encoded by the coding sequence ATGGCCACCGGTACCGTCACCGACGCCCCTGCGAGCGCCGGCCTGCCCCCGAGGCGCCGTCGTCCGCGCCAGCACCTCCTGTCCGACGGCGCGACGGCACGGACGCCCGAGCTGGTCATGCGCTATCTGCTGCTGCTCTGCGTGGTGGTCATCTCGATCGGGCCGTTCCTCTGGCAGCTCTCGACCTCCTTGAAGGGCGTCGGCGAGAACCCGTACTCCTCCCCGCCCCAGTTCCTGCCCTCGGACCCCACCCTCGCCAACTACACGGCGGTCACCGACGTGATCCCGGTCTGGTCCTACATCGGCAACTCGCTGTTCGTCGCGTTCTTCAACGTCTCGCTCAGCGTCGTCGGATGTGCGATGGCCGGGTACGCCCTCGCACGACTGCGTTTCCGCGGTCGGCTCATCGCGCTGGGGATCTTCGGAGCCACGTTGCTCATCCCCCAGGAGAGCTCGATGATCGCCCTCACCCAGGTCGTGAACGCCATGGGGCTGGGGAACACCCTCGTCGCCGTCTTCCTGCCCACGATGATGAGCGCGATCAGCGTCCTACTGATGTGGAACGCCTTCCTGGCGATCCCCCGGGAGATCGACGAGGCCGCCCTGATGGATGGGGCCACGGTCTGGCAGCGTTTCCTGCGCCTCGGGCTGCCGGCCGTCAAGGGCACCGTCGCCGTCGTCGCCCTGCTGGCGTTCATGGGCAGCTGGAACGACTTCCTGTGGCCGCTGCTGATCCTCTCGGACCCGGACAAGTACACCCTCACCGTCGGGCTGAACTACCTCCAGGGCACCTTCGCGGACAACCCCCAGGTGGTGGCCGCCGGGACCATCATCGCCGTGCTCCCTCTGGTCGTGCTGTTCCTGGCACTGCAGCGCGTCTTCTTCCGGGGCGTCGCCGAGGGCGGCGTCAAGGAGTGA
- a CDS encoding carbohydrate ABC transporter permease, producing the protein MTASSTTIAPAVEDRPATDRAVPRPERRRGLRTHSPLSPWLLMAPALLAAIAFVLFPFLNTIVLSFTDAQPLVGGSFIGLQNYRDLLADPMFWVALRNCLLYVVGAVPPLVVLPLLLAMLVRKAVPGIGAIRTAVYTPVIASVVVTGLIWTWILDSRGLVNSVMSSLGVISSPIPFLTDEYLLLVSSVIVTVWQGLGYYMVVYLAVLANVPTSLHEAAMMDGASPVRRFFTVTLPAMRTTMLLIGVISSLAAFRVFSEIFVLSGGTGGPGGRSSSLVMLIRESGTGLSGRLGYSSAISIVLFLLTVLLMIANLRLSSRKES; encoded by the coding sequence ATGACCGCATCGTCCACGACCATCGCCCCCGCGGTGGAGGACCGCCCGGCGACCGATCGCGCCGTACCTCGACCGGAGCGCCGTCGCGGGCTGCGCACCCACTCCCCGCTCTCGCCCTGGCTGCTCATGGCGCCGGCTCTGCTGGCGGCGATCGCCTTCGTGCTCTTCCCCTTCCTGAACACGATCGTGCTCTCCTTCACCGATGCCCAGCCGCTCGTCGGCGGCTCGTTCATCGGCCTGCAGAACTACCGCGACCTGCTGGCCGATCCCATGTTCTGGGTCGCTCTGCGCAACTGCCTGCTCTATGTCGTCGGGGCGGTCCCGCCCCTGGTGGTCCTGCCGCTGCTCCTGGCCATGCTGGTGCGCAAGGCAGTACCGGGCATCGGAGCGATCCGGACAGCCGTCTACACCCCCGTGATCGCCTCCGTCGTGGTGACCGGTCTGATCTGGACCTGGATCCTGGACTCCCGCGGGCTGGTCAACTCCGTCATGTCCTCCCTGGGGGTGATCAGCAGCCCGATCCCGTTCCTGACCGACGAGTACCTGCTGCTGGTCTCCTCGGTCATCGTGACCGTCTGGCAGGGCCTGGGCTACTACATGGTCGTCTACCTCGCCGTGCTCGCGAACGTGCCGACCTCGCTGCACGAGGCCGCGATGATGGACGGCGCCTCGCCCGTGCGGCGGTTCTTCACCGTCACGCTTCCCGCCATGCGCACGACCATGCTCCTGATCGGCGTGATCTCCTCCTTGGCCGCGTTCCGCGTGTTCTCCGAGATCTTCGTGCTCTCCGGGGGCACCGGCGGGCCAGGAGGCCGCTCCAGCTCTCTGGTGATGCTGATCCGGGAGTCGGGCACCGGGCTCTCCGGTCGCCTGGGCTATTCCTCGGCCATCTCCATCGTCCTGTTCCTGCTGACCGTCCTGCTGATGATCGCGAACCTGCGCCTGTCCTCCCGGAAGGAGAGCTGA
- a CDS encoding extracellular solute-binding protein has translation MLTRRGLVAGGALGGLLLLSGCGLRATGGPTVPPGPITAEGGLEGSIRFQTWNLRSGYLDYFQGLIDEFVAAHPGTSIDWIDQPADGYADSLQVDAANLDLPDVVNVSPDLALPLARAGLLLDISEARPHAAEAYLDGAWQDYTYEAADGSFAYPWYLNTGPTYYNRALFADAGLDPDAPPTTWGELLDQALVMGDAAQGEYYMIGQLPVIADFGLYGVAVMDDAEERFTFDSDLAVSFVERFREAYERRGLLPDATVLTATTAGERFQSGQVALSPGSAYDLENFRENAPRLYENLGITSAITNTGHANMTSQGIAVSSRTAHPEVALAFAEFVTGAEKQTEFSRLVNVFPSTVGALEDPYFTEEDGADGTHVRVISAAQIEDARNHQPVVWTEEMRVELQRQISDAVVGRTSARDALEASVSQANRLIGASS, from the coding sequence ATGCTCACACGTCGAGGACTCGTAGCAGGTGGTGCGCTGGGCGGCCTGCTGCTCCTGTCCGGCTGCGGACTGCGAGCCACCGGAGGGCCGACGGTGCCGCCCGGCCCCATCACCGCCGAGGGAGGCCTGGAAGGGAGCATCCGCTTCCAGACCTGGAACCTGCGCAGCGGGTACCTCGACTACTTCCAGGGCCTGATCGACGAGTTCGTCGCCGCTCACCCGGGAACCTCGATCGACTGGATCGACCAGCCCGCCGACGGCTACGCCGACAGCCTCCAGGTCGACGCCGCCAATCTGGACCTGCCCGACGTCGTCAACGTCTCCCCCGATCTCGCGCTGCCCCTGGCGCGGGCGGGGCTGCTCCTGGACATCTCCGAGGCCCGGCCGCACGCAGCGGAGGCCTATCTCGACGGCGCCTGGCAGGACTACACCTACGAGGCCGCCGACGGCTCCTTCGCCTACCCCTGGTATCTCAACACCGGTCCGACGTACTACAACCGCGCCCTGTTCGCCGATGCCGGCCTCGACCCCGATGCTCCGCCGACGACCTGGGGCGAGCTGCTGGATCAGGCTCTGGTCATGGGCGATGCGGCGCAGGGCGAGTACTACATGATCGGCCAACTGCCCGTGATCGCCGACTTCGGGCTGTACGGAGTCGCCGTGATGGACGACGCGGAGGAGCGCTTCACCTTCGACAGCGATCTCGCCGTCAGCTTCGTCGAGCGTTTCCGAGAGGCGTACGAGCGCCGCGGCCTGCTGCCCGATGCCACCGTGCTCACCGCGACCACCGCCGGCGAGCGGTTCCAGAGCGGCCAGGTCGCCTTGTCCCCCGGCTCGGCCTATGACCTGGAGAACTTCAGGGAGAACGCCCCGCGGCTGTACGAGAACCTCGGCATCACCTCGGCGATCACGAACACCGGGCACGCCAACATGACCTCGCAGGGCATCGCGGTCAGCTCCCGCACCGCGCACCCCGAGGTCGCCCTCGCCTTCGCGGAGTTCGTCACGGGGGCCGAGAAGCAGACCGAGTTCTCCCGCCTGGTGAACGTCTTCCCCTCGACCGTCGGCGCGCTCGAGGACCCCTACTTCACCGAGGAGGACGGCGCCGACGGCACCCACGTGCGCGTCATCTCGGCCGCTCAGATCGAGGACGCCCGCAATCACCAGCCCGTGGTCTGGACCGAGGAGATGCGGGTCGAACTGCAGCGCCAGATCTCGGATGCCGTCGTCGGCCGGACCAGCGCCCGGGACGCGCTCGAGGCATCCGTCAGCCAGGCGAACCGACTGATCGGAGCCAGCTCATGA
- a CDS encoding glycosyl hydrolase, which yields MPKPMLGANYTPRQGWFHSWGSFEPSPVQEDLAQIAQLGLDHVRIFPLWPVLQPSRTLISPTAVDDVLRVVDLAGEEGLDISVDLLQGHLSSFDFLPAWISTWHRRNLFTDPDVVAAQHELARVLGTELARRPHVTGMTLGNEIGQFAVSYHPDRHPTTSEQATEWTRALLETVDHHLPDRRHHHSFDDTLWFKDDHPFTPADAVTLGASTTVHSWVFTGAGQTFGEGHPALALYGRYLVEVADLWRRELGAPEDRRIWLQEIGAPTPWVDAEHAPQFADTSIRAAVAHPAVEAVTWWCSHDVSRGLGDFPEVEYSLGLFDEHGRTKPIGEAIGSLIAELRAEHVDVGGPPEQPLAPLPVPALARDGSDRSVLGPRGEVFATWAAEALEGRPRPLATADVGALAAGSTDHSSSPSAPINERRAARC from the coding sequence GTGCCGAAGCCCATGCTCGGAGCCAACTACACCCCCCGACAGGGGTGGTTCCACTCCTGGGGCTCGTTCGAGCCGTCCCCGGTGCAGGAGGACCTCGCCCAGATCGCGCAGCTGGGACTGGACCATGTGCGGATCTTCCCGCTCTGGCCGGTGCTGCAGCCGTCCCGGACCCTGATCTCGCCCACCGCGGTGGACGACGTCCTCCGGGTCGTGGACCTGGCGGGGGAGGAGGGCCTGGACATCTCGGTGGATCTGCTGCAGGGTCACCTGTCCAGCTTCGACTTCCTGCCCGCGTGGATCTCGACCTGGCACCGTCGCAATCTGTTCACGGATCCGGACGTCGTGGCAGCCCAGCACGAGCTGGCCCGGGTGCTCGGCACCGAGCTGGCTCGTCGCCCCCACGTCACGGGCATGACGCTCGGCAACGAGATCGGCCAGTTCGCCGTGTCGTACCACCCCGATCGGCACCCGACCACGAGCGAGCAGGCCACCGAGTGGACCCGTGCGCTGCTGGAGACGGTCGACCACCACCTCCCCGACCGCCGTCACCACCACAGCTTCGACGACACGCTGTGGTTCAAGGACGATCACCCCTTCACCCCGGCCGACGCGGTCACTCTCGGAGCCTCGACCACCGTCCACTCCTGGGTGTTCACCGGCGCCGGCCAGACCTTCGGCGAGGGGCACCCCGCGCTCGCGCTCTACGGCCGCTACCTCGTCGAGGTCGCCGATCTGTGGCGACGGGAGCTCGGCGCCCCGGAGGACCGGCGGATCTGGCTGCAGGAGATCGGTGCGCCCACGCCCTGGGTCGACGCCGAGCACGCACCGCAGTTCGCGGACACGAGCATCCGCGCGGCCGTGGCCCACCCCGCCGTCGAGGCGGTCACCTGGTGGTGCTCCCACGACGTCAGCCGCGGCCTCGGCGACTTCCCCGAGGTCGAGTACAGCCTGGGCCTGTTCGACGAGCACGGTCGCACCAAACCGATCGGCGAGGCGATCGGCTCTCTCATCGCGGAGCTCCGCGCGGAGCACGTCGACGTCGGCGGTCCTCCCGAGCAGCCCCTCGCCCCCCTGCCCGTTCCCGCCCTCGCCCGGGACGGCTCCGACCGCTCCGTCCTGGGACCCCGGGGAGAGGTCTTCGCGACCTGGGCGGCCGAGGCGCTCGAGGGAAGGCCGCGCCCCCTCGCCACCGCCGACGTCGGGGCTCTCGCCGCCGGCAGCACCGACCACAGTTCCAGCCCCTCGGCACCGATCAACGAGCGCCGCGCGGCGCGGTGCTGA